One window of Candidatus Tiamatella incendiivivens genomic DNA carries:
- a CDS encoding isoaspartyl peptidase/L-asparaginase, which yields MEIVLKHSRLTPPIAVVHGGAGARKVVPGEVWDILSKSAEEGVRNSKKSALERVVLSVEVLEDTCLLNAGRGSVLDYYGNISMDAGLMDGKSRKYGAVANVHHPLHPIRLAHIIMTNTAHNFLAGIEADLFASKLGLTRHPGPCENRMKQWLDLKSKPLRPYLEANKKWLESDTVGGIASHNNIVAVGVSTGGLSLKMPGRVGDSPVIGGGFYSTGKVGVVATGIGELISRYLLSYRLASAFEDGGYNATVKVFRDFTDKYGVGTAGFILSSIDGDIVAGYNTEFMPWSACNLEGCIDNNVKG from the coding sequence TTGGAAATCGTACTAAAACATAGCAGGTTAACTCCACCCATAGCTGTTGTCCATGGCGGGGCCGGTGCAAGAAAAGTAGTGCCTGGAGAAGTATGGGATATTCTAAGTAAGTCAGCGGAGGAGGGAGTGAGAAACTCTAAGAAATCGGCTCTCGAAAGAGTTGTATTGAGCGTGGAAGTCCTAGAGGATACTTGTCTCCTTAACGCAGGACGAGGTAGTGTGCTTGATTACTATGGCAATATAAGTATGGATGCAGGGCTTATGGACGGCAAATCAAGGAAATATGGTGCAGTAGCAAATGTTCACCACCCTCTCCATCCAATAAGGTTGGCACACATCATTATGACTAATACGGCACATAACTTCCTAGCCGGTATAGAAGCAGATCTCTTCGCTTCTAAACTTGGTTTAACGAGGCATCCTGGACCTTGTGAGAACAGAATGAAACAATGGCTAGACTTAAAATCTAAGCCTCTTCGCCCATATCTCGAAGCTAACAAGAAATGGTTGGAATCCGATACAGTAGGCGGCATAGCGTCCCACAATAATATAGTAGCCGTAGGAGTTAGCACAGGAGGACTCTCCCTGAAGATGCCGGGACGAGTTGGAGATTCTCCTGTCATAGGAGGGGGCTTCTATTCTACAGGTAAGGTAGGGGTAGTCGCTACAGGTATCGGCGAGCTAATATCGAGGTATCTTCTATCATACCGTTTAGCTTCAGCTTTTGAGGATGGAGGCTATAATGCTACGGTCAAGGTTTTCAGAGATTTCACGGATAAATATGGTGTTGGAACTGCTGGATTCATTCTGAGCTCTATTGACGGAGACATTGTAGCGGGTTATAATACCGAGTTTATGCCTTGGTCAGCTTGTAATTTAGAGGGATGCATAGATAACAATGTTAAAGGTTAG
- a CDS encoding acyl CoA:acetate/3-ketoacid CoA transferase has product MIIDMIRRRKVVPARESLSKVKDGDVIAVSGFNMALTPTYLLKELYNLYLETGHPNKLFFTSDTLPGSPGEGLDDIARDMMKKEDYGFIRGVLLPFIGWTPNVQELIEKNVIEGYTWSIGVMAYWFREVGSGRPGVISRVGMATVLDPEHDAGAVNDLARKKRTAKIDYVRLGGKTYLFYRAPKPNVALIRGTTSDEIGNLTLEGEAMTGTVLNIAQATKAQPNPGIVIAQVMRLAKFGTLNPKCVQVPGPIIDYIVTVKDPEHHKQTANITYDPRISGEIIPPMDPSLFEKAPLNARKIIARRVLLQLVSIIKNEHRPIIVNLGIGIPSMVTSVAIEEEIGDLLATTIESGPWGGKALAGEDFGASIGPYAIIPMPDQFSVYEGGILDAASLGFLQIDRHGNVNPSVLPGRMTGPGGFPVIATGSPRLYFAGLFTAGKQNIRVTNGELEILRDGRIMKFVDHVYKIMCSGINLLRKKEVLYITERAVFRLSGEGPLLEEVAPGVDIDKDIIRKMEFKPVIHGEPKIMDKRLFRERRMNLLREIIEIIEK; this is encoded by the coding sequence TTGATTATTGATATGATACGCCGCAGGAAAGTTGTACCTGCCCGAGAATCTTTATCTAAAGTGAAAGACGGGGATGTTATAGCTGTTTCAGGGTTTAACATGGCTTTAACTCCTACTTATCTTTTAAAAGAGCTTTACAACCTTTACCTTGAAACAGGCCATCCAAACAAGTTATTCTTCACATCTGATACTCTACCAGGCAGTCCTGGTGAAGGCTTGGACGATATAGCTAGAGATATGATGAAAAAAGAGGATTACGGTTTTATTAGAGGAGTTCTTTTACCATTTATTGGATGGACCCCAAATGTTCAAGAGCTTATAGAGAAAAATGTCATTGAAGGGTATACGTGGAGCATAGGAGTAATGGCCTATTGGTTCCGTGAGGTTGGTTCCGGAAGACCGGGGGTTATTAGTAGAGTCGGAATGGCTACAGTTCTAGATCCTGAACATGATGCCGGGGCAGTCAATGATTTAGCTAGGAAAAAGAGAACAGCGAAAATAGATTACGTCAGGCTTGGAGGTAAGACGTATCTATTTTACCGTGCTCCTAAACCGAATGTAGCTCTCATTCGAGGAACGACTTCAGATGAAATAGGCAACCTTACACTAGAAGGAGAAGCAATGACGGGAACTGTTCTAAACATAGCACAAGCAACTAAAGCACAGCCTAATCCAGGTATAGTTATAGCCCAAGTAATGAGATTAGCAAAGTTCGGCACTTTGAATCCAAAATGCGTCCAAGTCCCAGGACCCATAATTGATTACATTGTAACGGTAAAGGATCCAGAGCATCATAAGCAAACAGCAAACATTACATACGACCCCAGGATCTCAGGTGAAATTATACCCCCTATGGATCCTTCTTTATTTGAGAAGGCTCCCTTGAACGCTAGGAAGATAATTGCAAGGAGGGTTCTATTACAGCTGGTTAGTATAATAAAGAATGAGCACAGACCTATAATAGTCAATTTAGGAATAGGAATTCCATCAATGGTTACATCCGTTGCTATCGAAGAGGAAATAGGAGATCTTTTGGCTACAACCATAGAATCAGGCCCTTGGGGAGGTAAAGCATTAGCAGGAGAGGATTTCGGTGCTTCAATAGGTCCATATGCCATAATACCTATGCCCGATCAATTTAGTGTATACGAGGGAGGTATATTAGATGCAGCTAGTTTAGGATTTCTACAAATCGATAGACACGGGAATGTTAATCCGAGCGTCCTGCCTGGTAGGATGACGGGACCTGGCGGATTCCCAGTGATAGCAACCGGTAGCCCTAGACTATATTTCGCAGGTCTATTCACTGCCGGCAAACAAAATATCAGAGTAACTAATGGAGAACTAGAGATTCTCAGGGATGGGAGAATAATGAAGTTCGTAGATCACGTATATAAGATAATGTGTTCTGGGATAAATTTGCTGAGAAAAAAAGAAGTTCTATACATTACGGAGAGAGCAGTATTTAGATTAAGCGGAGAAGGACCTCTCTTGGAGGAAGTTGCACCTGGAGTAGATATCGACAAGGATATAATTAGGAAAATGGAATTCAAACCAGTTATCCACGGCGAGCCGAAAATTATGGATAAGAGGTTGTTCAGAGAGAGGAGAATGAATTTACTGCGTGAAATTATAGAAATAATAGAGAAATGA
- a CDS encoding iron ABC transporter permease, translating to MNAGDAANRDWRLSDRTLFYGVAYGVTIIVGFLYIYGLVPYGITLIIAFLSGLFLSLYRCNKTKTRPADFYRFDANKQVYLIALLIIVIGLPLKIYGRGTFYLLEIISLTYATDVTIGLVDHTFVSIKNYHVKRREEKRIWEEYGLRSVPWIKRIDKLIAVFATYPLIMMTVFLLVPVTIVIVKAFTPPTVGPSAGDHLYWLKMVFTDPIYVREKPIGQFIATKIVDGMPVLYLGGARVTYNHGILINSLLVAVTVTISATLLGLLMAFIMARYKFPGKSLFRILVLVPMFIIPFANALAVKAIFSYDGIGSVILHDYLKILPWRINLAGLAGVIFLQIMAYMPIAYLNIFSSLANIDPNLEEQAENLGAKGFKLFRTVTLPLALPGIAAGAILVFIFSLEDLAGPIVFNERNLISYQIYDKLLVSAGKPTILPEISTLALVMLMFAILGYAIIRSYVSLKQYAMLSKGGRRHPRERKPGIAGLFSIYVVLLSILAFASVPQVGTILITFGLLQPDGKPTLSQFTLQHLERVLTAPDVNIYIRNSIVYASLALALMLTIAIPAAYAVSRSRSKLMNILDALVTLPIAIPGLVVAVGLFFFYSTGIFRGTPFDPTSPETYNPMYVLVLAYGIRKIPFVARSLFAGLQQTHVSLEEAAMNLGASRSKVLISIVIPLILLNILSGVLLGFIYASTEVSVSITLGGMSADNTKAPLTWFMKQTSLASVQASFDLVSLGFVLIIIQLIAVVIIVLGLRQSYAFISL from the coding sequence ATGAATGCTGGAGACGCTGCCAATAGGGATTGGAGGCTATCTGACAGGACACTATTCTACGGAGTAGCATATGGAGTTACTATTATAGTAGGATTCCTCTATATTTATGGGCTGGTTCCCTATGGGATAACCCTGATTATAGCATTCCTGTCAGGTCTATTCCTATCATTGTATAGGTGTAATAAGACTAAAACAAGACCTGCTGATTTCTATAGGTTTGATGCCAACAAACAGGTATACTTAATTGCTCTGTTAATTATAGTAATAGGGCTTCCTCTCAAAATATATGGGAGAGGAACATTTTACCTCTTAGAAATAATCTCCCTTACATATGCAACCGATGTTACTATAGGATTAGTTGACCATACTTTTGTATCAATTAAAAACTATCATGTAAAAAGGAGGGAAGAGAAGAGAATATGGGAGGAATATGGATTACGCTCAGTTCCATGGATAAAGAGAATAGACAAACTAATTGCTGTCTTTGCAACTTACCCTCTGATAATGATGACAGTATTCCTTTTAGTGCCTGTAACAATAGTAATTGTGAAAGCTTTCACACCTCCCACTGTAGGTCCAAGTGCTGGAGACCATTTGTATTGGTTGAAAATGGTTTTCACTGACCCTATTTATGTAAGAGAGAAACCCATAGGACAGTTTATTGCAACGAAAATAGTGGACGGAATGCCTGTACTTTATCTAGGGGGGGCTAGAGTTACATATAATCATGGCATATTGATTAACTCGCTACTTGTGGCTGTAACCGTAACTATATCAGCTACTTTACTAGGTCTTCTCATGGCATTCATAATGGCTAGATATAAGTTTCCAGGAAAATCGCTCTTCAGAATACTAGTCCTAGTACCGATGTTTATCATCCCATTCGCGAACGCCTTAGCAGTCAAAGCAATCTTTAGTTATGATGGGATAGGCTCGGTTATCCTACATGACTACCTTAAAATTCTGCCATGGAGAATTAACCTAGCAGGCCTGGCTGGAGTTATATTTCTCCAAATAATGGCTTACATGCCAATAGCTTATCTAAACATTTTCTCCTCGCTTGCTAATATAGATCCTAACTTAGAGGAACAAGCGGAAAACCTTGGAGCCAAAGGGTTTAAGTTATTTAGAACAGTCACACTCCCCCTAGCACTACCTGGAATAGCAGCTGGGGCAATACTAGTCTTCATATTCAGCTTAGAGGATCTAGCAGGTCCTATTGTTTTTAACGAAAGAAACCTCATCAGCTATCAAATATACGATAAACTCCTAGTATCGGCTGGTAAACCAACTATTCTACCTGAGATATCCACGCTGGCTCTAGTGATGTTAATGTTCGCGATACTGGGATATGCTATAATCAGGAGCTATGTTAGTTTGAAGCAATATGCAATGCTGTCTAAAGGAGGAAGAAGGCATCCGAGGGAAAGAAAACCAGGAATAGCGGGGCTCTTCTCGATTTATGTAGTACTTTTATCTATTCTAGCGTTCGCTTCAGTACCTCAGGTTGGAACTATTCTCATAACTTTTGGTTTGCTTCAACCAGATGGAAAACCAACATTGAGTCAGTTTACATTACAACATCTTGAACGGGTTTTGACAGCTCCTGACGTAAATATTTACATTAGAAACTCGATAGTCTATGCGTCGCTAGCGCTTGCTTTAATGCTAACTATAGCAATACCAGCTGCCTACGCTGTTTCACGTAGCAGGTCTAAGTTGATGAATATACTTGACGCTCTCGTAACATTACCCATAGCAATACCCGGACTAGTTGTAGCTGTAGGTTTATTCTTCTTCTACTCAACAGGCATATTCAGAGGAACACCTTTTGATCCTACAAGCCCTGAAACCTATAACCCGATGTATGTACTAGTCCTAGCATATGGTATAAGGAAGATACCGTTCGTAGCGAGAAGCTTATTTGCCGGCCTCCAGCAAACCCATGTAAGCCTAGAAGAGGCAGCGATGAATCTTGGAGCTTCTAGATCAAAAGTCCTCATAAGCATAGTGATTCCACTAATATTACTTAATATCCTAAGCGGAGTTCTACTCGGATTTATCTACGCTTCAACAGAGGTTAGCGTAAGCATAACACTCGGAGGAATGTCTGCTGATAATACGAAAGCACCACTTACATGGTTCATGAAGCAAACTAGTCTAGCCTCTGTTCAAGCGTCGTTCGACCTTGTATCACTTGGATTCGTCCTCATAATCATTCAGTTAATAGCTGTGGTGATTATCGTGCTTGGCTTACGTCAGAGTTACGCGTTTATATCGCTTTGA
- a CDS encoding ABC transporter ATP-binding protein, translating into MTLVRIEGITKVYGPVIAVDNMTLEIEDGEFFTFLGPSGCGKTTTLRLIAGFEFPDKGKIFFDNKEVTYLRPYERNTAMVFQNYALWPHMTVFDNIAYGLKLRKVSREEINRKVKRVLELIRLEGMENRYPTQLSGGQQQRVALARALVVEPSILLLDEPLSNLDAKLRLGMREEIKRIQRELGITTIYVTHDQEEALTMSDRIAVMNKGKVHQVGTPYEIYAWPRDLFVATFLGRSNLLKGTAVNVKDGTIEVDTSLGKIIGVTHRDYVDMRIKEGSTVGVIIRPESFTMDQKRGKQYNKFTLNIILSMFAGSRIELKGTDEDIELLVYLPSNTDISGRKSLDVYVERSETLILPWEKGLLKQS; encoded by the coding sequence TTGACACTTGTTAGGATAGAAGGAATAACTAAAGTGTATGGACCGGTTATAGCTGTAGACAATATGACGCTTGAAATAGAAGACGGTGAATTCTTTACCTTCCTAGGACCTAGTGGATGTGGGAAAACAACTACTCTTAGACTTATTGCTGGATTCGAGTTTCCAGATAAGGGTAAAATATTCTTCGATAATAAGGAAGTTACATATCTCAGACCGTATGAGAGAAACACGGCTATGGTGTTCCAGAACTATGCACTCTGGCCTCATATGACGGTATTCGATAATATAGCCTACGGTCTTAAGTTAAGAAAAGTGTCCCGTGAAGAAATAAACAGGAAGGTTAAACGGGTATTAGAACTGATAAGGCTCGAAGGTATGGAGAATAGGTACCCCACTCAGTTGAGTGGAGGGCAGCAACAGAGAGTTGCCCTAGCTAGGGCACTCGTGGTTGAGCCCAGTATTCTACTTCTAGACGAGCCTCTTAGCAACCTAGACGCGAAACTCAGGCTTGGTATGAGGGAAGAGATAAAGAGAATCCAGAGGGAACTTGGCATTACAACTATATATGTTACCCACGACCAGGAAGAAGCCTTAACAATGAGTGACCGTATAGCAGTTATGAATAAGGGTAAGGTCCACCAAGTTGGAACCCCATATGAGATATATGCATGGCCTAGGGATTTATTCGTGGCCACTTTTCTCGGTAGAAGCAACCTTCTAAAAGGGACTGCAGTAAATGTTAAGGATGGCACTATTGAAGTTGACACTAGTCTCGGAAAAATCATCGGTGTCACCCATAGAGATTATGTCGATATGAGGATAAAGGAAGGAAGCACTGTTGGTGTAATAATTAGGCCTGAGTCGTTTACAATGGATCAGAAAAGAGGTAAGCAATACAATAAATTCACTCTAAATATTATACTTTCAATGTTCGCAGGCAGTAGAATAGAATTAAAGGGAACAGATGAAGACATCGAGCTCCTCGTATATCTACCTTCCAACACTGATATTTCAGGCAGGAAGTCCCTGGATGTTTATGTGGAAAGGAGTGAAACGTTAATACTTCCATGGGAGAAGGGCTTATTAAAGCAAAGCTAA
- a CDS encoding metallophosphoesterase, with protein sequence MKKTALSFLVVALAVLFTLQAYTFTPTVASSTMPLGWEHPSLFKDLLTAYTAHVKPGGEIEVHLAGNYNILSGYLFAVLLKQTDLVTINKTVDIHVENNTVYMHVPQDTPTGVYDLFIRTSTGLYRIPQSVWVSNDCSIPIRIAHFTDEHFDLHPDYYTSAAILAKLLGVQLVIGTGDATDTASELQAKHYVMHRSSFLYGLPVVETPGNHDYESDNTGTPYFKKYIAPEYWYKNYCNKILIIGLTTGKERDVITNQELYFTREVLANNTNVPIKIIGYHHPFFWHHGNVTSTYNNPNLVNYLSTGFWYGKNANISLEFLKLVEEYKVELTLQGHVHSDSMVNFTSTMTGYKTWFVTTTTIGGPHAPEIYNGFQVIDVYPNDTVKFPFAPPTFNVPVTHKTNRGVYPKLSIPVQDNYPEHFYAKYYSYSSTFAIEIENTLGYLSISRPILIRVPWTQNTVPNFYLTKYSTTGSIKVLNATLPGDGYLYLLLSTHIPTGTHLILVGTTQGPDNTPPTASIKMTIPRTPQVGSTLTMYIQASDSGWGIKSLSATLNDKSLGVVKSGKYYLLSTKLKQDSNRIVLTVEDLAGHKSLYTITIANGKVTMSPFTPTQTTSTTTSTTSTTTTQTSQTQTSTTTTRTTSTTSMTTSETSSSSTTASKTSTVTGSSYTILWVSIIVAILIIAAALVLKH encoded by the coding sequence GTGAAAAAAACAGCATTATCGTTCCTAGTAGTTGCTCTAGCAGTACTGTTCACATTACAAGCATATACGTTCACTCCCACAGTAGCATCTAGCACTATGCCCTTAGGATGGGAGCATCCGAGCCTTTTCAAGGATCTATTAACTGCATACACAGCTCATGTCAAACCCGGCGGCGAAATAGAGGTTCATTTAGCTGGAAACTATAATATACTGAGCGGCTATCTGTTCGCAGTACTGCTAAAGCAAACTGATCTGGTGACGATAAATAAAACAGTAGACATACATGTGGAAAACAATACTGTATACATGCATGTCCCGCAGGACACTCCTACAGGAGTTTATGACCTATTCATTAGAACAAGCACTGGGTTATATAGAATACCGCAATCGGTATGGGTTTCAAATGACTGTTCTATTCCTATCAGAATAGCCCACTTTACAGACGAGCATTTTGACTTACATCCTGACTACTATACGTCAGCAGCCATTCTAGCTAAGCTTTTAGGCGTGCAATTAGTTATAGGCACAGGTGACGCTACGGATACAGCATCAGAACTTCAGGCAAAACATTATGTAATGCACAGAAGCTCTTTCCTCTACGGCCTTCCAGTGGTCGAAACCCCCGGAAACCACGACTATGAATCCGATAACACTGGAACACCTTATTTCAAGAAATACATTGCTCCAGAATACTGGTATAAGAATTACTGTAACAAAATACTCATTATAGGACTTACAACAGGAAAAGAAAGGGACGTCATTACGAATCAGGAGCTGTATTTTACGAGAGAAGTCCTAGCAAACAATACGAATGTGCCTATAAAGATAATCGGATATCACCATCCATTCTTCTGGCACCATGGTAACGTTACATCAACATACAATAATCCAAACCTTGTAAACTACTTAAGCACCGGATTCTGGTACGGTAAGAACGCCAATATATCACTCGAATTCCTTAAACTCGTTGAGGAATATAAGGTAGAGCTAACACTACAAGGACACGTTCACAGTGATAGCATGGTTAACTTCACCAGCACAATGACAGGATACAAGACGTGGTTCGTTACAACCACGACTATAGGAGGTCCACACGCTCCTGAAATATACAATGGTTTCCAAGTAATAGACGTATACCCGAATGACACGGTAAAATTCCCGTTTGCTCCTCCAACCTTCAATGTACCGGTAACCCACAAGACTAATAGAGGAGTATACCCGAAGCTCTCAATACCAGTACAGGACAACTATCCGGAGCACTTCTATGCAAAATATTATTCCTACAGCTCTACTTTTGCAATAGAAATTGAGAATACCCTAGGCTACCTAAGCATATCTAGGCCAATACTGATAAGAGTTCCATGGACTCAGAACACGGTACCGAATTTCTACTTAACGAAGTACTCGACAACTGGGTCGATAAAAGTTTTGAATGCCACACTACCTGGTGATGGGTATCTATACTTGCTATTATCCACACACATCCCAACAGGTACTCATCTAATACTAGTAGGAACAACACAGGGTCCTGACAATACACCGCCAACAGCATCGATAAAGATGACGATACCTAGAACCCCTCAAGTAGGATCTACTCTAACAATGTATATTCAAGCATCCGACAGCGGGTGGGGAATAAAATCCCTATCAGCGACGTTAAATGATAAATCATTAGGTGTAGTGAAAAGCGGGAAATACTACCTGTTATCAACCAAGCTGAAACAAGACAGCAACCGTATAGTCCTAACAGTAGAAGACCTAGCTGGCCATAAATCTTTATACACAATAACTATAGCTAATGGCAAGGTAACAATGTCACCATTCACTCCCACCCAAACAACAAGTACGACAACAAGTACGACCAGTACGACTACAACTCAAACCAGCCAAACTCAGACTTCAACAACCACCACTAGAACGACAAGTACAACAAGCATGACAACCAGTGAAACAAGCTCCTCCAGCACAACGGCTAGTAAGACAAGTACAGTAACAGGAAGCTCATACACTATCTTATGGGTCTCGATAATAGTTGCGATATTAATTATTGCAGCAGCACTAGTCCTCAAGCATTAA
- a CDS encoding VWA domain-containing protein codes for MYNVGESIVIIIDESLSMMKTDFKPRRIDVLRESLKPFVKSLLEREVHTLVGLVGFYKIAYPITYLVDDIELLMDALETVKINGEASASGDAVNLSSLILLSTSPPGYSKRIILITDDTSNAGIPLSLMAMPLRTSGIKVDVVGLGKLTKNASEDLESLALSTSGVFIRVENKESLLPSLFKLL; via the coding sequence TTGTATAATGTCGGGGAAAGTATTGTTATAATAATAGATGAAAGCTTAAGCATGATGAAAACTGATTTCAAGCCTAGGAGAATAGATGTTCTCCGCGAGTCGTTGAAGCCTTTTGTTAAAAGCCTTCTTGAACGGGAAGTACACACGCTGGTAGGTCTAGTAGGGTTCTACAAAATAGCTTATCCTATTACATATCTAGTAGATGACATCGAACTCCTTATGGATGCTTTGGAAACTGTTAAGATAAATGGTGAAGCTTCCGCGTCGGGAGATGCAGTAAATCTCTCTTCTCTAATACTCCTTTCAACTTCTCCTCCTGGATACAGTAAAAGAATAATCCTGATAACTGATGACACTTCTAATGCTGGTATTCCATTGTCTTTAATGGCAATGCCTCTGAGGACTAGTGGTATCAAAGTCGACGTCGTTGGCTTAGGTAAGCTTACTAAAAATGCTAGCGAAGATCTTGAGTCTCTTGCTTTATCAACAAGCGGCGTCTTTATTAGAGTAGAGAATAAAGAGAGCCTTCTTCCATCGCTGTTTAAACTTCTCTGA
- a CDS encoding phosphoadenosine phosphosulfate reductase family protein — translation MGRGNYWPVKNRVYWCPHSNVPLIDDRCRNGSRGPQLKLTDPGDVRPGFEHDIGRVKKAYKNEFDTLKGVDRLLGYGVVLLNKVPFMDEMKEVISQGAVIARVYYEPFKGEWRLRLSRPGILRIMDAGVFSVFKLEGGLRILKWRRRLRVDGENYREGEQIVLVDSRGEPVGIGYYSKGQIAVHNVFYTFHPPKFAEDRDSTWQDAVRENEGYLAVLEERSIKFIRSLYEKRGGPVIVSFSSGKDSLVALHLTLKAGLEPVILFNNTGIELPETIEHVYKIADKWGLKVIESSAGNAFWKSVERIGPPGKDYRWCCKITKLAPLAQTVNKHFPDGALNIVGQRAYESLDRAKSGRVWRNKWLPKLLNISPIQYWGQLAIYLYIFKYNLPLNPLYFRGFDRLGCFMCPAATVAEYQQVNEIHPELWEKWISTLYKWAERIGLNGRDAELWVEKGIWRWLTPASQKKRLEKRLKINMPDWKEYYTKWLEPLSAIEEEKDGVVIRFNGEIDPQFLKEQYTVIGPFTMDDKNKYSIKNTSVSMTLDRNNVYIYGLKGRAGKEFAYDVVKLYYRWKDCGECKLCETSCTTGAIKIIDGRPVVDASTCIHCKLCIDNCPISDVTVEKVIIPLNEGEITAWRRKWKRSRESIIKRYYKLKKEAKGPDTEEDEAEGFFLGG, via the coding sequence GTGGGGAGAGGAAACTATTGGCCGGTGAAGAATAGAGTCTACTGGTGCCCTCACAGCAATGTACCTCTGATTGACGACCGCTGTAGAAATGGGAGCCGAGGCCCGCAACTTAAACTAACTGACCCGGGTGACGTTAGACCCGGATTTGAACATGATATAGGAAGAGTCAAAAAAGCATACAAGAATGAGTTTGACACACTGAAAGGTGTAGACAGACTCCTCGGTTATGGCGTCGTCCTCCTCAACAAGGTTCCATTTATGGATGAAATGAAGGAAGTGATCTCTCAGGGAGCGGTGATTGCTAGGGTATATTATGAGCCGTTCAAAGGTGAATGGAGGCTAAGGCTTAGTAGGCCTGGAATACTTAGGATAATGGATGCAGGTGTATTTAGTGTGTTTAAACTAGAGGGTGGCTTGAGAATATTAAAATGGAGGAGGAGGCTGAGAGTTGACGGGGAAAACTATAGGGAAGGCGAGCAGATAGTTTTGGTGGATAGCCGCGGAGAACCTGTAGGTATAGGTTATTATAGTAAGGGGCAAATTGCTGTTCATAATGTTTTCTATACTTTCCACCCGCCAAAATTCGCGGAAGACCGGGATTCCACTTGGCAAGACGCTGTTAGGGAGAACGAGGGATATCTAGCTGTTTTGGAGGAGAGGTCTATAAAATTCATTAGAAGCTTATATGAGAAGCGTGGAGGCCCAGTAATAGTCTCCTTCTCCAGTGGTAAAGATAGCTTAGTTGCATTGCATCTAACGCTAAAAGCTGGCTTAGAGCCTGTTATCTTATTTAACAATACCGGAATTGAACTGCCTGAAACTATCGAACATGTCTACAAAATCGCTGATAAATGGGGGTTAAAGGTTATTGAATCCTCGGCAGGCAATGCTTTCTGGAAATCCGTCGAGAGAATAGGGCCGCCTGGCAAAGATTACCGGTGGTGCTGTAAAATTACCAAACTGGCACCGCTAGCCCAAACGGTCAACAAGCACTTCCCTGATGGAGCACTGAACATTGTAGGACAAAGAGCTTACGAGAGCCTTGACAGGGCTAAAAGCGGGAGGGTATGGAGAAATAAATGGCTACCTAAACTATTGAACATAAGCCCCATACAATACTGGGGTCAACTAGCAATATACCTCTATATCTTCAAGTATAACCTACCCCTTAACCCGTTATACTTCAGGGGGTTTGATAGACTCGGGTGTTTTATGTGCCCTGCTGCTACAGTTGCTGAATACCAGCAAGTAAATGAGATCCACCCAGAACTATGGGAAAAGTGGATCTCAACCCTATACAAATGGGCAGAAAGAATAGGGCTCAACGGGAGAGATGCTGAATTATGGGTGGAAAAAGGAATATGGAGGTGGTTAACACCTGCCAGTCAAAAGAAGAGGCTAGAGAAGAGGCTGAAGATAAATATGCCTGACTGGAAGGAGTACTACACCAAATGGTTAGAACCCCTCTCAGCTATAGAAGAGGAGAAAGACGGGGTAGTTATCCGATTTAACGGTGAAATAGATCCTCAGTTCTTAAAGGAGCAATACACTGTTATAGGGCCTTTTACAATGGATGACAAGAACAAATATAGCATTAAGAATACTAGTGTGAGCATGACTCTGGATCGAAATAATGTATATATATACGGCTTGAAGGGTAGAGCTGGAAAAGAATTCGCTTACGATGTAGTTAAACTCTACTACCGCTGGAAGGATTGCGGTGAATGTAAGCTATGTGAAACTAGCTGTACTACCGGTGCTATTAAAATAATAGATGGAAGACCGGTAGTCGATGCTTCAACCTGTATACACTGTAAACTATGTATAGATAATTGCCCCATCTCTGATGTTACGGTTGAGAAAGTCATTATACCATTGAATGAGGGTGAGATCACTGCTTGGAGACGTAAGTGGAAACGTAGTAGGGAAAGCATAATCAAACGATATTATAAATTGAAGAAGGAAGCAAAAGGACCGGACACCGAGGAGGATGAGGCAGAAGGATTCTTCCTTGGAGGCTAG